ACTTCGGTGTCGGTTTCGGAATTAAATTCGTAACCTTTGGCGAGCATCTCGTCTTTGATGGGCTGAAAGTTCTCGATCACCCCATTGTGAATCACCGCCACTCGATCGCCCGACAGATGCGGGTGCGCATTGGCTTCGGTCACACCACCATGCGTTGCCCAGCGCGTGTGCGCCACGCCGATCTTGCCAGTCAGCGGCGCGGCATCAATCTTAGCGTCAAGATCGGCGACCTTGCCGACAGCTCGGCGCAGTTGAATGTTATTGTCAGCGTCCAGCACCGCCAGACCCGCTGAGTCATAGCCGCGGTATTCCAGGCGTCGCAGTCCCTCGACCAAAATCGGAACAATGTTTCGTTCCGCTACCGCTCCAACAATTCCACACATTCCCAGACTCTCCAATGATTGGGTAAACCGTTTGTCGCCGACGAACCCCGACGAGCGCGTTCAGCGAGCGGGTAACGTCGTTCCGTTCGTTCGACGCGCGTTGATCAAGCCAGCGCCCTTGGCATTACACCGCAGCCGCCAAGTGTCGCTGCATTAGGCCGATTTAACCGAGGTGCAGGTCTCAAATCGACATATCCTATTGGCTAGACAGCGATAAAACCCGGCCTTCTCCCTCGCGTCGGGGCCTGGCCGGCGCGCTATTCTAGCAGCGCATCAAGTCGGGGTCAGCCTCCAATCGACCGACCCCCTAAATCATTCAGGTTGTTGATAAATATCAATTAAAAGCGTTCTCCGGAAGCGCCTCTTGGTGCGCTCTATACGCGCAACTACGTCTTGTCCTTAACCGGCTTACTCCATTTTTCGAGCGTCACCTGTCGCCCGCGAGCCAGCGTCAGTTTGCCGGCCGGCGCGTCTTTGGAAATGACGCTGCCGGCGCCGATAAATGCACCTTCGCCGACTTCAACCGGCGCGACCAGCTGTGTGCCCGATCCCACAAACACGCCGTCATGTATGCGGGTTTTGTGTTTGTTGGCGCCGTCGTAGTTACAGGTAATGGTGCCCGCGCCTAGGTTGCACATCTCGCCCATAGTCGTGTCACCCACGTAGCTGAGGTGATTGACCTTGCTGCCTTTGGCAATCGCGCTCTTTTTCACCTCCACAAAGTTGCCAAGCTTTACTTGGCTCCCCAGGAACGTCTCGGGGCGCACGCGCACAAACGGGCCGATTTGGCAGTGCGGTCCAAAGTGCGCTTTCTCAATCACACAATTGGGGTGAATGACGGTGCCGTCTTCGATTTGAGTATCGGTAATCACACAGTTGGGTCCGATCTGCACGCCGTCGGCCAGTTTTACTTTGCCAATGAAGGTCACATTGGCATCGATGAAGACATCCTGTCCGCAGGTGAGCTCACCGCGCACATCAATTCGGTTCGGATCAACCAGCGTCACACCCTGTTCAAGCAACCGATCCGCCACGCGTCGACGGTACATCGCTTCGGCTTCGGCCAGGTGTTTCTTATCGTTAATGCCGAATGACTCTTCGACATTGGGCGTAATAAACGCTTTCACCGAAACCGCGTCTTTGACCGCTAGGGCGACCACATCGGTGAGGTAGTACTCTTTTTGACTGTTGTCGTTATCCAGCGCATTAATCCAGCCGCGCAGTAAACCACCGCGACACGCGAGCACGCCAGTATTCACTTCCGTGATGGCTTTCTCATCATCGTTAGTGTCTTTTTGTTCAACGATGCGCTGCACGTCACCGACGTCGTTGCGCACAATGCGGCCGTAGCCGTGCGGGTTATCCATACGCACAGTGAGCAACGCCAACGTGTCGTTGCCGGCTAAGTCGACCAGCGTTTGCAGTGTGTTGGACTGAATGAGCGGCACATCGCCGTAGAGCACGAGTACGATGTCGTCGTCGTTCACGGCGGGCATGGCTTGGTCCACTGCATGACCGGTGCCCAATTGTTCAGCCTGTTCGTGCCACTCGACTTCGCGGTGCGCCATGGCCGATTTGACCTGGTCACCACCATAGCCGTACACCACGTGCACACCCACCGCATCCAGCTCGTCGGCCACATTAATAACGTGCTCAAGCAACGGCCGTCCCGCGAGCGGCTGCAGCACTTTGGGCAAGGAGGAGCGCATGCGAGTGCCGCGTCCTGCAGCCAGTATGAGTGTACGTAACTTCATGTTTTTGTTGGCCCTTATTCTACGAGGGCACATCATACCAAAGAACGACAGACGAAAAAGGTGCGGTAATCCACAGTTTTGAAGGATTATGTATAACCGGGTGTAATCTTTTGTAAGCCTCTATTTTTAATAGCCTTTACGACTATTCGAAACCCCTCAGAGAATCTTTCGGGGCGCGATCGTCAAATTCGACAAAAACAGACCAATCACCAACGCAATGGCCACCATAAACGTTGTGGCGGCCGCCTCCACGCCCAACACCACTTCGTTTTGGAGCATGGCCTGAATCGAACGAAAACCGAGCGAACCGGGCACCAATAGAATAATGCCCGGCAGCAGGGTGGTTAGCGCTGGGCGATCGCGCAAGCGAGCGAGGATATTGGACAGACAACCGATCGACCACGCACC
The Pseudomonadota bacterium genome window above contains:
- a CDS encoding class II glutamine amidotransferase, encoding MCGIVGAVAERNIVPILVEGLRRLEYRGYDSAGLAVLDADNNIQLRRAVGKVADLDAKIDAAPLTGKIGVAHTRWATHGGVTEANAHPHLSGDRVAVIHNGVIENFQPIKDEMLAKGYEFNSETDTEVAAHLIHDLLKQGMDLVEAVGTAVKRFEGAYALLVVDNQDPDR
- the glmU gene encoding bifunctional UDP-N-acetylglucosamine diphosphorylase/glucosamine-1-phosphate N-acetyltransferase GlmU: MKLRTLILAAGRGTRMRSSLPKVLQPLAGRPLLEHVINVADELDAVGVHVVYGYGGDQVKSAMAHREVEWHEQAEQLGTGHAVDQAMPAVNDDDIVLVLYGDVPLIQSNTLQTLVDLAGNDTLALLTVRMDNPHGYGRIVRNDVGDVQRIVEQKDTNDDEKAITEVNTGVLACRGGLLRGWINALDNDNSQKEYYLTDVVALAVKDAVSVKAFITPNVEESFGINDKKHLAEAEAMYRRRVADRLLEQGVTLVDPNRIDVRGELTCGQDVFIDANVTFIGKVKLADGVQIGPNCVITDTQIEDGTVIHPNCVIEKAHFGPHCQIGPFVRVRPETFLGSQVKLGNFVEVKKSAIAKGSKVNHLSYVGDTTMGEMCNLGAGTITCNYDGANKHKTRIHDGVFVGSGTQLVAPVEVGEGAFIGAGSVISKDAPAGKLTLARGRQVTLEKWSKPVKDKT